DNA from Prosthecochloris marina:
TGTTCGGCTACATCGGTTTGGACGCCGTCAGAAAGCCTCGATATTGGCAGCCGGAAACTATTACCGTTTTGCAGCTTGTCGGAGCAATTATCGCCAATACCCTGATTCGTAAACAAGCAGAACAGCTTCTTGAAACCGAGCTCGACCTCGCCGTGAAACTCAGCGGTTCAAAGTCTCTTGAGGAAACGCTCAATCTCTGCCTCGCAACCGCCATTTCAATTTCAGATATGGACTGTGGTAGCATCTATCTTGTCGAACCTGCTGATAAAAGCTTTTCTCTTTCTGCCCATAAAGGATTACCTAAAAACTTTCTCAAACATTCCGAGTCATATTTTCCTGGTGTTATGAAAGGCAACCCTTTATACAGCAGGATCAGCGGTACTGGAACCCCCTATTTCAAACAAGCCGGGAAAGAAGGGCTCAATGCCATAGCAATTCTGCCGGTACACTATAAGAACGATGTAATAGCCTGCTTGAATGTCGCGTCTCATCGATTGGAACATGTACCGAATTTTGCAAAAAAAGCGTTGGAAACCATTGCTTCCCATATTGGAGCGGCAATCATGCAGGCCCGGCACGAGGCTGAAACTGCAGAAACAAAAAAAAACCTCGAAACACTTTTCAACACCATCGATGACTTCCTCTTTATTATCGATACAGAAGGAAGAATTATTCATACGAACGATACCGTCCTCTACGACCTGAACTACACTCCAGAGGAGATAGCCCGGAGCCATATCCTTGATTTCCATCCCATTCATGAGCGGGAGCAAGCCATAAAAAACCTGAAAAGCTTGTTTGCAGGAAAAACCGATTTGTGCATGCTCCCACTACAAACCAAAGAGGGCGACCTCATTCCTGTTGAAACAAAAGTCAGCCGGGGAATATGGAACAACAAACCTGTCCTGTTCGGCATCAGCCGAGACATCACTGATCGTCTGAGGGCAGAAAAAGCATTACGGAAAAGTGAACAACGGTTTCGCGAACTTACAGAACAACTGCCTCAACCTGTTTTTGAATGTGACCTTGAAACCAGGGTCACCTATGCAAACAACTCGACACTTCAGCTGTTTGACTATACATACGAAGATCTGGAGCAGCATCTTACAACATTTGACCTTGCCATTCCTGAGGATCATTCTCTCCTACATAATTGCAGAAAAAAATTGTTTGAGGGAAGTCATCTTGAAACGCTGGAGTTCACGGCACTCACCCGAAAAGGCAAAACTTTCCCGGCCATTCTGTACGTAACGACTATTGTTGTTGATGAAAGTATTACCGGCTTCAGAAGTGTCGTACTCAACCTTACCAAACACAAAGAAATAGAGGATGCTCTGCGAGAAAGCGAATTAAAAAAACGCATGCTGCAGAAATACCAGAATCTCCTGCACAATATTCCGGGTATCATCTATACCACAGACCAAAAGGGGGAAATCGATTTTCTTTTCTCACCGAAAGTACTGTCAATCACCGGTTACAGCGCAAAAGAAATTCATGCGCTGCCGAAAGGCTGGGTGTCTATCATTCATCCCGATGACCGAAAAGAGTATCTGAATGCATGCAGAACTGCCCGTTACAATCTCGAGCCAATTATTCAGAGCTACAGAATCCGAACCAAAACCGGCCATGAAAAATGGATAGAAGATAGAAAAGCCCCCCTTCTCTGCAGTGATGGTAGCTTTACCGGTGCCGACGGTATCATGTTCGACATAACAAAACAGGCGGTTGCAGAATCAGAAAAACATGAGATAGAGCTGAAGTTACAGCAGGCTCAACGACTTGAAACCATCGGGACGCTTGCTGGTGGGATAGCCCATGATTTCAACAATATCCTGACCCCCATCATGGGCTATGCAGAAATGTTGAAACAACTGATCCCCTTAGGGGAAACCACAACAAACTACCTCGATGAAATCCAGAAAGCCTCAAAAAGGGCAAAAAACCTTGTGGAGCGAATTCTTGCATTCAGCCGGTTGGAGGAGTCTCATCAGACACCGTTAAACCCTGCCACAATAATTACTGAAGCCCTCAAACTGGCCCGCCCCTCTATACCCTCGACTATCACTATTGAAACCGACATCGATAACAACGTGGGCAACATTTTGGCCGATGCATCTCAAATGCATCAGTTAATCGTCAATCTTTGTACCAATGCTTACCATGCCATGGAAAAAACAGGAGGCAAACTGACCATCCGGTTACGTTCACTGCAGCCCGACCCAGCACACCTCAAATCACAGCCAAAGCTGCAAGACAAACCATACGTTTTACTGACTGTAACAGATACAGGCTCAGGCATGGACAGCAAAACAATGGAAAGAATTTTCGAGCCTTTCTTTACAACAAAACCCGTCAACAAAGGAACCGGTCTCGGGCTTTCCGTCGCGCACGGAATCATTACACAACATAAAGGAGTCATTACCGCATCGAGTAAACCCGGTAAAGGCACCACTTTTTGCATCTATCTACCGCTTATCCACAAAGAGGAATCACTACACTCCTCCAACCCTTCAGGTGAAACCAAAACCAGGGGAGAAAGTTCCATCCTTTTAGTTGACGATGAATCTTCGACAGTAAAAATGATGGAAGTTTTTCTGGAAAACAACGGCCATAGAGTAAAAACGACAAACTCAGCACCCGAAGCATTTGAAATACTCTGTCATAAGCCCGACCTTTTCGATCTGCTTATCACCAACGTGACTATGCCGGAAATGACAGGAATTGCTCTGGCCCGCAAAACACATCATATCAGGCCCGATCTACCGATTTTTCTCATGACCAGTCGGGAAATTGACCAGGAGCTTCAACGAACAATGAAAAATTACGGGGTCAAGACACTTCTCCGTAAACCCATAAATTTTTCTATATTACAGAGAGAAATTCAGGAAATCATGGAGTAACATTACAACTCATTTAGTATATGAAAATCCTGGTCATCGATGATGATGATGCTGTTCTGAATTACATCAGGGAAATCCTGAGACATGATGGGTTTAACGTCCTCACAACAGACAATGGCTCCACAGCCTTTGAAAAGCTCGCCAGAAACTGTGACGTAACTGCTGTTATCACCGATATCATCATGCCGGAGGAAGAAGGCATTGAAATCATTAAAAAAATCAAGTCCGAACACCCCCACATTAAAATTGTCGCCATCTCCGGTGGAGGAAAAATGAGCCCGCAAAGCTACCTCCAGCTCGCCTATGCCGTTGGAGCCGATGCAACCCTGAGAAAACCGTTCGGACATAAAGAATTGCTGAACACCTTGCAAAATCTTTAATCCACTTTCATGTTCTCCTCCTGTGAACAGTTTCTCTTTTCGGTCAACCCGTCAAACAGTCGCAAAACCTCTGGGAAGAGTTTCAAATCAGAATTTTCTTGAAAAAGGATTGGCAAGTACGTTCGTCATTATCCAACAAAAAAAGCCGTTTCATGAGCTGACATGAAACGGCTTATACGTAGATGCCCCCTTACCATCCACGCACATTCTCTCTGTCGAGAGAAACAGCAGTCCTACGAAAAAAGGAAGAATCACCTATTCAACAGGGATAAAACCCCTTTTAGGTCTTTGATTATATTAAAAAATAGCACCTCGAAACAAGTCGCAGGAAAAAACAATACATGACACATAACAACTTGAAACACAAATAAACATATTGTATTTCAAACAACTCTTTTTTTCGCTTTTTATCTCTTGTCTTCACCCATGAAACCCTTTATTACAGAAATCATGTACAACGTCACAATGAGGATTTCAGGCGAAAAAAACAGGTGCGTTTCTCTTCGGTTTAAAAAAGACGGCTAATTGTTTTCGATATATATTCATAGTAATCGGCATAGACCATAAATCCAGGATAGCCGGCATCCGAGCCGCCAATTGTTTCTGCCTTACAAACCGTCGGAAAAATTATTTGAACAGCAATTTAATTCCTGATTCATGAAAATACTCGTTATCGATGATGATATTGCTGTTCTGAAGTACCTCAGGGCAATCCTGAAACATAATGGCTTCAATGTCCTTACAGCGGACAACGGCCATAAAGCTTTCGAGCTGCTTTCCAAAAATCAGGATGTAACAATTGTAATCACGGACATCATCATGCCGGAACAAGAAGGCATTGAAATTATCAGAAAAATCAAATCCAAACACCCTCATATAAAAATAGTCGCCATTTCCGGTGGCGGGAAAATGAGCTCTGAAAGTTACCTCCAGTTAGCCTATGCCGCCGGAGCTAATGCCACCTTGAAAAAACCTTTCGGGGATAGAGAACTGCTCAATACCCTGCACCATCTTTAGACGAAAAAGACACTTAGCTCAACATCTTTTCAGGATTACAATGAGCTTTTCCCCCATTGATATTTCGTGAACATGGATCTAACCTCGAAAACCGCTCCATCACATCAACTTACCCAAAGGCCCTAAGTCCAGGTTCAAATCCTCATTTTTCAGCCCAAAATAATTCTTGAGTTCATCCATCTTATTTTCGAGAAGCAACATAGATTCACCAAGCTTTTCGATTTCTTCTTCACTCAGAGATCCACCATCCATTCTTCTCATAGCCTGCTTTTCCATCAACTTTCGAATAAGCTCAACAAGAGTAAGCACCAGTTTAGCCAGGCCATGCTCAACGTTTTCAGGGTTTACATCAATGTGACGAGGTAGCACCTGGGTTGTATTCGCCAACTCTTCTGCAAACGTTTCAACATCGTCTGAACCCACAAGAACCTTATTGTTTTTTTCTTCCATGGATGGAGAATTTCGTTTGAGATCAAAAAACAAAATTGTATGGCGGCCACGGACCTGTCAACAGAAATTTCAGCTCGGAGTACTGCCCCTGTAAAACCTTCACTTTTGAACAAAAAAAATCCGCATCTTTTTTTTCTACCAGATAGTTGCCGCTAAAAGCCACCTGCCCATCAGTTTGAGAACTTTCTTTGAATTTACTGCTGATCTCCTGCAACTCCAGCCGAATGACATCAATTGCTCTCTCTGTCCCCTTTTTCAACTCATTATCCGCCTTGAATTGTTGAAACTTCTGCAGTATATATTCTTTGCCGTCATTCGGCTTCTTATCGCATTGAATACTGCACATAGCAGAGTCTTTTGCTCCGGAGAATATTTTCAGACCGAATTCTTTCTTGCCTTCCAACTCAACAAGTTTCCTTTCGTAAAAAGCATAACGCTTTTGCAGCACCTCGGTAACGGCCCCGTCATCATTCAACAGCGCTCCAAACCTGCAAGGAAGTACGGTAAAGCTCTCACAAAGCGTATCGAGAATCATCCCATAAGCAAGAGCTGCCGATTTATCAAACGCGAAGCGATTCTTTTTAGCAGTACCCGCAATAGCGGCAATCTCTTTATGCCTTACAGGGTATAATGGTTCACCTGCTATTCCCGGCATTTCCGAAATCACCTTTTCAGGAACATCATGCCCTGTAATTGCATACAAGCACGTAAGCGCCTTTTCTTCATGCTTCATGCTCGATCTCCGACACTTCCAGGTATTTTTTTTTATGCTGCTCCATCGTATCTACCGAAGAAAGCAGCAGCTTGGCACCGATATAGAGCAAATCGATATCCGCCACGGAAATGGTAATATCTCCGGCAATGACAACACCCTTATTGAGAACTCTGTCAAGTAATTCAAGGACTGTGACATTTTGTGACGCGTCGATATCTTTCATAAAAGCTCCCGCTTTGCTTACTGTACAGAAAAATCAGCAAAATTGTATGGGGGCCAGGGCCCGGTGCATTCCAAATGAATACCGCATACCCCCAAAACTCTTTTCCTTGCCTCGAACTCATGCAGAAAAACCTCTTTTTCAGCCTGCTTGACCAGAAACTCCGCTTTCAATCCATTATTTCCATCGCTATCGGCCATTTCACATGCAGGAAGAGTGTTTTCCTGTGCGTGCGATGCCAGATAAAGCATACTTTCACGCATATGCCTTTCAAAAAACGACTGTACTTCATGCTCGAGAATGATTTCTTTTTTCTTTTTCAGGAAAAATGCCTTTCCCGGAGAACTTTCTGCAAGTTCCTGATCAAAGGCCCTCACCTCAGGACTTATAGTAGCCACATGACCTTTCACCGCATCATCATCAACCCGCGCTTTCACGCCATATTCAAGCATTCCAGTCAATTTTCGCAACCGTCCCTTCATTGCCATCTCATGCTTGTCGAGCATGGCCAATACATTCTTTTCGGAGTGAAACACCGTAGCGAACTTGAATGGCAAAAAAGTAACAACACCCACGAAAGAAGCTAAAACCTCGTGATGCTCGAGAGCCCAAGTCTTAAGCCACACGGTATTCTTGACATTTTCCTGAAACTTCGTTTCCGCAAAATCATCAGTGGAAACAGTTCTGGCGACAGCTCTCAACCCATGATGCTCAAGGGAATAGAGGTCAACGTTAAGCTTACATTGCTCTATGAGATGACAGGGTTCTTGAGTCACACAGTAAACATAAATACACTCGCCCATGCTCTTCAGCCTCAACGCTTATTCTATTGAACGTACTTTTTCAAAAGCAATGACCTCTAAATCCTCGGCAAGTTTGATCTCATAGAGGTTTCTGTCTTTGACACGGGTGTTCAATCCCAGCTCCTGTATAAAAGCACTGTCTTCATACACCTCGGTAAGAGTTTCCCAACCATTTTCATCTTTAAGCGTTTTAATGATTTTAACATCCCTTACGTTCAGTGCTTCCTTCAAGAAAGAGGAAACCTTTTTACGAACATCAAGAATAGATGGCTGTTTCAGGTTTTCACTGCCATGCTTTATTGTATCACTCATTGCTTCACTCAGTTTCTTTTTTCAAATATTCTAACAACTCTTTCTCTTTTTCATAGTACTCTTCTTCGCCTATTTCATCGAGCTCATAACGTAATTGCAACTCCATGAGCTTTTCCTTGACTTTATCTTTATCTGACAATTCTTTTTGTGAGATATCGTCAATCTTTTTTGCGATCCATATTATACTGTTAATCGGAGCAAAAAATATGTCATCAACAAGAAGCATAAATCAAAAAACTTCATAAAGATAAATTCACAAAACTATACGGTGGCAATCCACCGACATATTTAAAAATAACCTTATCCCCATACTGATCTGCCAGCTCATTGACCCGGGAATCAAATTCAGGTTCCCTTTTTGCATCAACGAAAAAAGCTGCATTTACGATCATCCTGTCACCAAAACAATTATTTTCTTTTATCTCTAAAGCAACGGGACCAAGTGCATCAAGAATAGCTTTCCGATACTTTTCTTTTTCCAATTCCAAAGCTTCCTCAACTTTTTTACCTATTTCTATATGTTCATAATACGCTTGATCATGAGACATTCCCTCAATCTTCTTCTTCAGTCTTCTAACCTCTTCATAATTTTGCAGAATATCATCAAAAACAATATCTTTTTTTGCAATCGCTTTAATTCCTAATTCTACTTTTCCCTTAACAAAATCAAGGCCATCGACAAATCTATCATATTTTTCTTTCAACAGCCCTATAACATCCGACTCATTCTCAACAACAGTGGCGAACCGAAGCGGCAGAACCGAATATTCTTTCATAACCGTTTCAATAACCATCTCATGAGCTATCATATTTTCTCTTGATGCGTCATACTTCATAAGAGGAGCACGACTAACAACAGCGCATATACCATCATATCCAACCGTAGTCACTTCATCTCCTCTCCCGCCGATACCGAAGTGACCGAATGTAACAGGACTTGACGATCTAATGATACAATACAGGTACAATCCTTCTTGCTGACTCATATTCAGATTTTTTTTATTTATACTTCCCAGTTTTCCGGATAAATAACGATATCGACAAAATTGTATGGTGGAAAAGGACCAGCATAGGAAAAACGTACTTTCCCTCCATTCTCTTCATATAAATCATCAACAACACCATCAAACTCTTTTTCACGACCTGAATCTACAAGAAAAGCTGCATTAAGAAATATTTTTTCATTTGAATTCCTGTTCACTTTATAGTCTACAGCAATTTTCCTTAAAGCATTCAGCACAGTCTCAGATACATCTTCCCTTTTTTTCATCAACTCTTCTTCGACAATTTTCCCAACCTGTATCATCGTTTCTTTATCCACTCCGTCCTCATTTGTCCGAAGCCTTTTTTTCAAGTCTTCATGCTCTCCCCCTATCTCATGAAGAACCTCATTCATACTCTCCCATTCACATTTGACATTCAGCTCAATCTTGTTTTCAAAGTACTTCAACAAGTCCATAAACTCACGATATCTTCTATCGAGAAGATCTCTTATTTCATCTGCATTTTTCGCAACTGTCCCGAATTTCACAGGCAGAACGCTGTTATACTCTTCCATTACCGCTTCAATAA
Protein-coding regions in this window:
- a CDS encoding PAS domain S-box protein, coding for MVPDNRELQTLYSELESTKRELECLRKASASLEQKNRQLNIVLESTDTGYWSWNIQTGELTVNERWAAITGHTMASLQPINIDLWKKLCHPDDLATSKYLLEKHFAGANECYEVEARIRHKKGHWVWVANRGKVIEWDKAGKPVHMVGSLQKIKGGKKSAENLTDYSAKQESEKKLKKQLEFEHLIIDISSKLINLTIEQIDPVIDDILKIIGEYMQADRSYTFQFYDNNNLMDNTHEWCVEGIRPEIDTLKGLSTKSFPWWMEKVRNNETILIPDVSKLPPEAAAEKKTLERQNIKSLIVIPLTSNTNLFGYIGLDAVRKPRYWQPETITVLQLVGAIIANTLIRKQAEQLLETELDLAVKLSGSKSLEETLNLCLATAISISDMDCGSIYLVEPADKSFSLSAHKGLPKNFLKHSESYFPGVMKGNPLYSRISGTGTPYFKQAGKEGLNAIAILPVHYKNDVIACLNVASHRLEHVPNFAKKALETIASHIGAAIMQARHEAETAETKKNLETLFNTIDDFLFIIDTEGRIIHTNDTVLYDLNYTPEEIARSHILDFHPIHEREQAIKNLKSLFAGKTDLCMLPLQTKEGDLIPVETKVSRGIWNNKPVLFGISRDITDRLRAEKALRKSEQRFRELTEQLPQPVFECDLETRVTYANNSTLQLFDYTYEDLEQHLTTFDLAIPEDHSLLHNCRKKLFEGSHLETLEFTALTRKGKTFPAILYVTTIVVDESITGFRSVVLNLTKHKEIEDALRESELKKRMLQKYQNLLHNIPGIIYTTDQKGEIDFLFSPKVLSITGYSAKEIHALPKGWVSIIHPDDRKEYLNACRTARYNLEPIIQSYRIRTKTGHEKWIEDRKAPLLCSDGSFTGADGIMFDITKQAVAESEKHEIELKLQQAQRLETIGTLAGGIAHDFNNILTPIMGYAEMLKQLIPLGETTTNYLDEIQKASKRAKNLVERILAFSRLEESHQTPLNPATIITEALKLARPSIPSTITIETDIDNNVGNILADASQMHQLIVNLCTNAYHAMEKTGGKLTIRLRSLQPDPAHLKSQPKLQDKPYVLLTVTDTGSGMDSKTMERIFEPFFTTKPVNKGTGLGLSVAHGIITQHKGVITASSKPGKGTTFCIYLPLIHKEESLHSSNPSGETKTRGESSILLVDDESSTVKMMEVFLENNGHRVKTTNSAPEAFEILCHKPDLFDLLITNVTMPEMTGIALARKTHHIRPDLPIFLMTSREIDQELQRTMKNYGVKTLLRKPINFSILQREIQEIME
- a CDS encoding response regulator; the encoded protein is MKILVIDDDDAVLNYIREILRHDGFNVLTTDNGSTAFEKLARNCDVTAVITDIIMPEEEGIEIIKKIKSEHPHIKIVAISGGGKMSPQSYLQLAYAVGADATLRKPFGHKELLNTLQNL
- a CDS encoding response regulator; this encodes MKILVIDDDIAVLKYLRAILKHNGFNVLTADNGHKAFELLSKNQDVTIVITDIIMPEQEGIEIIRKIKSKHPHIKIVAISGGGKMSSESYLQLAYAAGANATLKKPFGDRELLNTLHHL
- a CDS encoding gas vesicle protein K, with protein sequence MEEKNNKVLVGSDDVETFAEELANTTQVLPRHIDVNPENVEHGLAKLVLTLVELIRKLMEKQAMRRMDGGSLSEEEIEKLGESMLLLENKMDELKNYFGLKNEDLNLDLGPLGKLM
- a CDS encoding GvpL/GvpF family gas vesicle protein; the protein is MKHEEKALTCLYAITGHDVPEKVISEMPGIAGEPLYPVRHKEIAAIAGTAKKNRFAFDKSAALAYGMILDTLCESFTVLPCRFGALLNDDGAVTEVLQKRYAFYERKLVELEGKKEFGLKIFSGAKDSAMCSIQCDKKPNDGKEYILQKFQQFKADNELKKGTERAIDVIRLELQEISSKFKESSQTDGQVAFSGNYLVEKKDADFFCSKVKVLQGQYSELKFLLTGPWPPYNFVF
- a CDS encoding gas vesicle protein, coding for MKDIDASQNVTVLELLDRVLNKGVVIAGDITISVADIDLLYIGAKLLLSSVDTMEQHKKKYLEVSEIEHEA
- a CDS encoding GvpL/GvpF family gas vesicle protein; the protein is MGECIYVYCVTQEPCHLIEQCKLNVDLYSLEHHGLRAVARTVSTDDFAETKFQENVKNTVWLKTWALEHHEVLASFVGVVTFLPFKFATVFHSEKNVLAMLDKHEMAMKGRLRKLTGMLEYGVKARVDDDAVKGHVATISPEVRAFDQELAESSPGKAFFLKKKKEIILEHEVQSFFERHMRESMLYLASHAQENTLPACEMADSDGNNGLKAEFLVKQAEKEVFLHEFEARKRVLGVCGIHLECTGPWPPYNFADFSVQ
- a CDS encoding gas vesicle protein GvpG, whose amino-acid sequence is MLLVDDIFFAPINSIIWIAKKIDDISQKELSDKDKVKEKLMELQLRYELDEIGEEEYYEKEKELLEYLKKETE
- a CDS encoding GvpL/GvpF family gas vesicle protein, with translation MSQQEGLYLYCIIRSSSPVTFGHFGIGGRGDEVTTVGYDGICAVVSRAPLMKYDASRENMIAHEMVIETVMKEYSVLPLRFATVVENESDVIGLLKEKYDRFVDGLDFVKGKVELGIKAIAKKDIVFDDILQNYEEVRRLKKKIEGMSHDQAYYEHIEIGKKVEEALELEKEKYRKAILDALGPVALEIKENNCFGDRMIVNAAFFVDAKREPEFDSRVNELADQYGDKVIFKYVGGLPPYSFVNLSL
- a CDS encoding GvpL/GvpF family gas vesicle protein, giving the protein MSETGKYIYCIVASSQERNFGPIGIGGEENEVMTISYENLSMVVSDHPLSKFVLKPETILAHEKVIEAVMEEYNSVLPVKFGTVAKNADEIRDLLDRRYREFMDLLKYFENKIELNVKCEWESMNEVLHEIGGEHEDLKKRLRTNEDGVDKETMIQVGKIVEEELMKKREDVSETVLNALRKIAVDYKVNRNSNEKIFLNAAFLVDSGREKEFDGVVDDLYEENGGKVRFSYAGPFPPYNFVDIVIYPENWEV